The proteins below come from a single Minwuia thermotolerans genomic window:
- a CDS encoding Gfo/Idh/MocA family protein, with the protein MANGPVRLGIIGCGIMGERIVRATLAHDPALIRLTALWDPDPAARARLGAGLPDLPFVDDADDVIDRAETVYIASPPAAHLEHARAALAARRAVFTEKPLGVSLEESRDFRDMAGKAERPAAVNFILASAPSVDSVRAWIEQGVVGRPERLEIYARFAQWPRDWQMDAAGWLAKRQEGGFTREVISHFLFLARRFAGPLELQSARAVFPRGDGAETAVEAELTAGGLPLRLTGDVGVIDHADHNLWVLHGSNGSVRIRDWSLAERLMPDGRWAGDPDAPGHAEARPLILKRQVEKLAAMTRGAPHDLASVGEALNVQTVVEGILASG; encoded by the coding sequence ATGGCGAACGGACCGGTCAGGCTCGGCATCATCGGCTGCGGCATCATGGGGGAACGGATTGTCCGCGCGACGCTCGCGCACGATCCGGCGCTGATCCGGCTCACCGCGCTCTGGGATCCCGACCCGGCGGCGCGGGCGCGGCTCGGGGCCGGCCTGCCGGACCTGCCCTTCGTCGATGACGCCGACGATGTCATCGACCGGGCCGAGACCGTCTACATCGCCTCGCCGCCGGCGGCCCATCTGGAGCACGCCCGCGCGGCGCTGGCAGCCCGCCGCGCCGTCTTCACCGAGAAGCCGCTCGGCGTCTCGCTCGAGGAATCTCGGGATTTCCGCGACATGGCCGGAAAGGCCGAACGCCCGGCGGCGGTGAACTTCATCCTCGCCTCCGCGCCGTCGGTGGACTCAGTGCGCGCCTGGATCGAGCAGGGCGTCGTCGGTCGGCCCGAGCGGCTGGAGATCTATGCCCGCTTCGCGCAATGGCCGCGCGACTGGCAGATGGACGCCGCCGGCTGGCTTGCGAAACGTCAGGAGGGCGGCTTCACGCGGGAAGTCATCTCCCACTTCCTGTTCCTCGCCCGCCGCTTCGCCGGCCCGCTGGAGCTGCAATCGGCCCGCGCGGTCTTCCCCCGCGGCGACGGGGCGGAAACGGCCGTCGAGGCTGAACTGACCGCCGGCGGCCTGCCGCTCCGGCTCACCGGCGACGTCGGCGTGATCGACCACGCCGACCACAATCTCTGGGTTCTGCACGGCTCGAACGGCTCGGTGCGCATCCGCGACTGGTCCCTGGCCGAACGGCTGATGCCGGATGGCCGCTGGGCGGGCGACCCGGACGCGCCCGGTCACGCCGAGGCGCGGCCGCTGATCCTGAAACGGCAGGTGGAGAAACTGGCCGCCATGACCCGTGGCGCCCCCCACGATCTCGCCAGCGTCGGCGAGGCGCTCAACGTGCAGACGGTCGTCGAGGGCATCCTGGCCAGCGGCTGA
- a CDS encoding flotillin family protein, with protein MGWLVGIILAIVVLIVAILFLNRFYKKGSRDVALIRTGFGGQRIVMERGCIALPIVHRVSEVNMKTTRLEIERKGERSIITKDRLRVDAAAEFYVRVNPSEEGVTTAAQALAGKSFRAADLAETLEGKLVDAMLSVAARYTMDELQDRRGEYVREVSEALSPTLALNGLLLENVALTRLDQTPFASLDENNAFNAIGMRRLSEIIATSRKERAQIDAEADVAVRQSQLEATKRRYVIEQESELAHQAQQQEIESRRAASQAEIAEQQALAERRREAARIERDREVKSAEIKRDQDVRRMEVEAEMSTRTARHEREVALAAKRIDEARAHAAALLEEAKRVEADAGVETARVIAEAERQRRLATIRAQEEAEVDDTRVKSETETILAMARAKGEATDIEATSNRIAMLAEAEGRKALVNAENDQSENLMRLKLDLARIEALPEVVSRMTKPAEKIDSIRINHISGFNGAGGGKGDGTGGGEGAAINQVVDSVLSMALQLPAIRKLGEDIGMNVGDGLRGLSATIGGDERPAPGRPADDE; from the coding sequence TTGGGCTGGCTGGTCGGAATCATCCTGGCGATCGTCGTCCTGATCGTCGCGATCCTCTTCCTGAACCGCTTCTACAAGAAGGGCAGCCGCGACGTCGCGCTGATCCGGACCGGCTTCGGCGGTCAGCGGATCGTGATGGAGCGGGGCTGCATTGCCCTGCCGATCGTCCACCGCGTCTCCGAAGTCAACATGAAGACGACGCGGCTGGAGATCGAGCGCAAGGGCGAGCGGTCGATCATCACCAAGGACCGTCTGCGCGTCGATGCGGCGGCCGAATTCTATGTGCGGGTGAACCCGTCCGAGGAGGGGGTGACGACGGCCGCGCAGGCCCTGGCGGGCAAGTCCTTCCGCGCCGCCGACCTGGCCGAGACGCTGGAAGGCAAGCTGGTCGACGCCATGCTGTCGGTGGCGGCGCGCTACACCATGGACGAACTGCAGGACCGGCGCGGCGAGTACGTGCGCGAGGTCTCCGAGGCCCTGTCGCCGACGCTGGCGCTGAACGGTCTGCTGCTGGAGAACGTGGCCCTGACCCGACTAGACCAGACGCCCTTCGCCTCGCTGGACGAGAACAACGCCTTCAACGCCATCGGCATGCGCCGCCTTTCGGAGATCATCGCGACCTCCCGGAAAGAGCGGGCGCAGATCGATGCGGAAGCCGATGTCGCCGTTCGACAGAGCCAGCTGGAGGCGACGAAGCGGCGCTATGTGATCGAGCAGGAATCCGAACTGGCCCATCAGGCGCAGCAGCAGGAGATCGAGAGCCGGCGCGCGGCAAGCCAGGCCGAAATCGCCGAGCAGCAGGCACTGGCCGAGCGCCGCCGCGAAGCCGCCCGCATCGAGCGCGACCGGGAGGTGAAATCCGCCGAAATCAAGCGCGATCAGGACGTCCGCCGCATGGAGGTCGAGGCGGAGATGAGCACCCGGACCGCGCGCCACGAGCGCGAGGTCGCGCTGGCCGCGAAGCGGATCGACGAGGCCAGGGCGCATGCCGCCGCGCTGCTGGAGGAGGCCAAGCGGGTGGAGGCCGATGCCGGCGTCGAGACCGCCCGCGTGATCGCGGAAGCCGAACGGCAGAGACGTCTGGCGACGATCCGCGCCCAGGAGGAAGCCGAGGTCGACGACACCCGGGTCAAGAGCGAGACCGAAACCATCCTCGCCATGGCCAGGGCGAAGGGCGAAGCGACCGATATCGAAGCGACGTCGAACAGGATCGCCATGCTGGCCGAAGCGGAGGGCCGCAAGGCGCTGGTCAACGCGGAGAATGACCAGAGTGAGAACCTGATGCGCCTGAAGCTCGACTTGGCGCGGATCGAGGCGTTGCCGGAGGTCGTGTCTCGCATGACCAAGCCGGCGGAAAAGATCGATTCCATCCGCATCAACCACATTTCCGGCTTCAACGGCGCCGGCGGCGGCAAGGGCGACGGGACGGGCGGCGGCGAGGGCGCGGCGATCAACCAGGTGGTCGACAGCGTGCTGTCCATGGCGCTGCAACTGCCCGCCATCCGCAAGCTCGGCGAGGACATCGGCATGAATGTGGGCGACGGCCTGAGAGGGCTTTCGGCCACCATCGGCGGCGACGAGCGGCCGGCGCCGGGCCGTCCGGCCGACGACGAATGA
- a CDS encoding histidine phosphatase family protein, whose protein sequence is MFTRLLLALALFAVAGAAGGQLRADEAAWAALAKPGAIAIMRHTIAPGYGDPADFEIGDCATQRNLDAEGRDQARAIGAAVRDRGIEFARVLTSQWCRCRDTARLLGLGEPEDFPALNSFFRDRSTRSARTAEVRDLLHAHDGGERLMLVTHQVNISALTGRGVASGELLVLDVAEDGSVRVAGSILMRP, encoded by the coding sequence ATGTTCACCCGACTCCTTCTCGCCCTTGCACTGTTCGCGGTGGCGGGCGCCGCCGGCGGGCAGCTGCGTGCCGACGAAGCCGCCTGGGCCGCGCTGGCGAAGCCCGGCGCCATCGCCATCATGCGCCACACCATCGCGCCGGGATATGGCGACCCGGCGGATTTCGAGATCGGCGACTGCGCCACCCAGCGAAATCTGGACGCCGAAGGCCGTGACCAGGCGCGCGCGATCGGCGCCGCGGTCCGGGACCGCGGCATCGAATTCGCCCGTGTGCTGACCAGCCAGTGGTGCCGATGCCGGGACACGGCGCGCCTGCTGGGTCTGGGCGAGCCCGAGGATTTTCCGGCGCTCAATTCCTTCTTCCGGGACCGGTCGACGCGCTCGGCCCGGACCGCCGAGGTCCGCGATCTCCTCCACGCCCATGACGGCGGAGAGCGGCTGATGCTGGTGACCCATCAGGTCAATATCTCGGCGCTCACCGGACGCGGCGTCGCCTCGGGCGAACTGCTCGTGCTGGACGTCGCCGAAGACGGATCCGTCCGGGTCGCGGGCTCCATTCTCATGCGCCCCTGA
- a CDS encoding FAS1-like dehydratase domain-containing protein gives MSDDKKITFPVEATHILMFARSIGDYSPEHVDAEAAKKTEAGGIVAPLTFPQSVAQFDPDYYLRLQPGKPWFGSGRNPSGIEGKPSSSGGLHAEQHFEYMRPLRPGDVLTVTVHDGDTWEKESKRAGKLMFSERITEYRDQNGELVVRARSVGVKTERPVAQG, from the coding sequence TTGTCAGACGATAAGAAGATCACCTTCCCCGTCGAGGCGACGCACATCCTGATGTTCGCGCGCTCGATCGGGGACTATTCGCCGGAACACGTCGACGCCGAGGCGGCGAAGAAGACGGAGGCCGGGGGCATCGTCGCGCCGCTGACCTTCCCGCAGTCGGTGGCGCAGTTCGACCCCGACTATTACCTGCGTCTGCAGCCGGGCAAACCATGGTTCGGCTCCGGCAGGAACCCGAGCGGCATCGAGGGCAAGCCATCCTCCTCGGGCGGACTGCATGCAGAACAGCACTTCGAGTACATGCGCCCGTTGCGTCCCGGCGACGTGCTGACGGTGACCGTGCATGACGGCGACACCTGGGAGAAGGAGAGCAAGCGCGCCGGCAAGCTGATGTTCTCCGAGCGGATCACGGAATATCGCGACCAGAACGGCGAACTGGTCGTCCGCGCCCGCAGCGTCGGCGTGAAGACCGAGCGCCCGGTCGCACAGGGTTGA
- a CDS encoding TIGR03084 family metal-binding protein, with product MQQARDFRDESDQLHALIEPLSDERMATVTAFKGWTINNVIAHLHTWNHGADLSLSDPEKFREFFERLVAHRDAGGLVIDFEKAFCEGAEGRDLVRMWHDYYGPMSERFAQADPSARVPWAGPSMSVRSSISARLMETWAHGQEVFDVLGVVRKNADRIRNIVILGVNTYGWTFHVRGETPPEPMPHLRLTAPSGQIWEYGDPGSAELIEGLAEEFCQVVTQVRNIADTSLKVTGPNATEWMAKAQCFAGAPNDPPAPGTRKTRTGAA from the coding sequence ATGCAACAGGCCAGGGACTTCCGCGACGAAAGCGATCAGCTTCATGCGCTGATCGAACCCTTGAGTGACGAGCGGATGGCGACGGTGACGGCCTTCAAGGGCTGGACCATCAACAACGTCATCGCGCATCTGCACACCTGGAACCACGGGGCGGACCTGTCACTCAGCGATCCGGAGAAGTTCCGAGAGTTCTTCGAACGGCTGGTGGCGCACCGCGACGCCGGCGGCCTGGTGATCGACTTCGAGAAGGCGTTCTGCGAGGGCGCGGAGGGCCGGGATCTGGTCCGCATGTGGCACGACTACTACGGCCCGATGAGCGAACGCTTCGCCCAGGCCGATCCTTCGGCCCGCGTGCCCTGGGCGGGCCCGTCGATGAGCGTGCGTTCGTCCATCTCCGCCCGGCTGATGGAGACCTGGGCGCACGGTCAGGAGGTCTTCGACGTGCTCGGTGTGGTGCGGAAGAACGCCGACCGGATCCGCAACATCGTGATCCTGGGCGTGAATACCTATGGCTGGACCTTCCACGTCCGTGGTGAGACGCCGCCCGAGCCCATGCCGCATCTCCGGCTCACCGCGCCGTCCGGCCAGATCTGGGAATATGGCGATCCGGGGTCGGCGGAACTGATCGAAGGCCTGGCCGAGGAGTTCTGCCAGGTCGTCACCCAGGTGCGGAACATCGCCGACACCTCGCTGAAGGTGACGGGACCGAACGCCACCGAGTGGATGGCCAAGGCCCAGTGCTTCGCCGGCGCGCCGAACGACCCGCCCGCGCCGGGCACCCGGAAGACGCGGACCGGGGCCGCGTGA
- a CDS encoding ABC transporter substrate-binding protein, translating into MKATRRTFLKGTAATAAALAAPAIIGRAQAADPIKLVSILDQSGGLDIYGRPMVSASEMAVAEINEAGGLLGRPVELTMYDPQSTIQLYTQYATQAAASDRADVVHAGITSASREAIRPTLNRFNVLYFYNVQYEGGVCDKNTFCTGSTPAHTVEKLVPHVMNKWGKKVYIVAADYNYGQIIADWVQKYVAEQGGETVATEFFPLDVTNFGPTIQKIQAAKPDMVWSALVGGAHISFYRQYAAAGMKGSIPVASTTFGLGNEHQSISAEEGNGMLTSYTYYEEIDTPRNQAFVKRFKDQYGGADAPYLNELAVRSYEGIHLWAEGVKAAGTLDRMAVIEALEGNVTYDGPSGVISIEPTSHHATLNAYIAEVQDQKFNVLEKFPEQKPTDTMQVCNLIENPNQSAFLFENGLEAAGIK; encoded by the coding sequence ATGAAGGCGACGCGCAGAACCTTTCTCAAGGGCACCGCCGCGACCGCGGCGGCGCTGGCGGCCCCGGCGATCATCGGACGGGCGCAGGCGGCCGATCCGATCAAGCTGGTCAGCATCCTGGATCAGTCCGGCGGTCTCGACATCTATGGCCGGCCCATGGTCAGCGCCAGCGAGATGGCCGTGGCCGAGATCAACGAGGCCGGCGGCCTGCTCGGGCGGCCGGTCGAACTGACGATGTACGACCCGCAGTCGACCATCCAGCTCTACACCCAGTACGCCACCCAGGCGGCGGCCTCCGACCGCGCCGACGTCGTCCACGCGGGCATCACCTCGGCTTCCCGCGAGGCCATCCGGCCGACGCTGAACCGTTTCAACGTGCTCTACTTCTACAACGTCCAGTACGAGGGCGGAGTCTGCGACAAGAACACCTTCTGCACCGGCTCCACGCCGGCGCACACGGTCGAGAAGCTGGTGCCCCACGTGATGAACAAGTGGGGCAAGAAGGTCTATATCGTGGCCGCCGACTACAACTACGGCCAGATCATCGCCGACTGGGTGCAGAAGTACGTGGCCGAGCAGGGCGGCGAGACGGTTGCCACCGAGTTCTTCCCGCTGGACGTCACCAACTTCGGACCCACCATCCAGAAAATCCAGGCCGCCAAGCCCGACATGGTCTGGTCGGCGCTGGTCGGCGGCGCGCACATATCCTTCTACCGCCAGTACGCCGCCGCCGGCATGAAGGGTAGCATTCCCGTCGCCTCGACGACCTTCGGTCTGGGCAACGAACACCAGTCGATCTCGGCGGAAGAAGGCAACGGCATGCTGACCTCCTACACCTATTACGAGGAGATCGACACGCCGCGGAACCAGGCCTTCGTCAAGCGTTTCAAGGATCAGTACGGCGGCGCCGACGCGCCTTATCTGAACGAACTGGCCGTGCGCTCCTACGAGGGCATCCACCTCTGGGCGGAGGGCGTGAAGGCGGCCGGCACGCTGGACCGCATGGCGGTGATCGAGGCGCTGGAAGGCAATGTCACCTATGACGGGCCGTCCGGCGTGATTTCCATCGAGCCGACCTCCCACCATGCGACGCTCAACGCCTACATCGCCGAGGTGCAGGATCAGAAGTTCAACGTGCTGGAGAAGTTCCCGGAGCAGAAGCCGACCGACACCATGCAGGTCTGCAATCTGATCGAGAACCCGAACCAGTCCGCCTTCCTGTTCGAGAACGGCCTGGAGGCGGCGGGCATCAAGTAG
- a CDS encoding branched-chain amino acid ABC transporter permease produces the protein MDLYAALALQIVYGVANLVLISLGLAIIFGMMRVINLAHGEFLMLGGYTVVISTNAGVNIWIAMLILAPLVVGIIGLVVERLMIRFLYGRMVDTLLATWGLSLVLIGLITTIFGAQTATTISPPIGAVRIGGFTSSGYEIFLIAVTALLSIAVYAVLRYTKLGLLARGTMQGAEIASALGVSTGRIYAVTFGLGAAVSGLAGGLLAPVTGVLPTIGATYIAKAFITVISGGAAILSGTLSASALLGSVNSVLSYVTGPTIGEVGLLVVAIVLLRLMPQGITSKFFRKSL, from the coding sequence TTGGACCTCTACGCCGCTCTGGCCCTGCAGATCGTCTATGGCGTCGCCAACCTCGTGCTGATCTCGCTGGGGCTGGCGATCATCTTCGGCATGATGCGGGTCATCAACCTGGCCCATGGCGAGTTCCTCATGCTGGGCGGCTACACGGTGGTCATCTCCACCAATGCCGGCGTCAACATCTGGATCGCCATGCTGATCCTGGCGCCGCTGGTGGTGGGGATCATCGGGCTCGTCGTGGAGCGGCTCATGATCCGCTTCCTCTATGGACGCATGGTCGACACCCTGCTGGCGACATGGGGTCTGTCGCTGGTGCTGATCGGCCTGATCACCACGATCTTCGGGGCCCAGACGGCGACCACGATCTCGCCGCCGATCGGCGCGGTCCGGATCGGCGGTTTCACCTCCTCGGGCTACGAGATTTTCCTTATCGCGGTGACGGCCCTGCTCTCGATCGCCGTCTATGCCGTGCTCCGCTACACCAAGCTCGGGCTGCTGGCCCGCGGCACCATGCAGGGAGCGGAGATCGCCTCGGCGCTGGGCGTCTCGACGGGACGGATCTACGCCGTCACCTTCGGCCTGGGCGCCGCCGTGTCGGGCCTGGCCGGCGGTCTGCTGGCGCCGGTCACGGGCGTGCTGCCGACCATCGGAGCCACCTACATCGCCAAGGCCTTCATCACGGTGATCTCCGGCGGCGCGGCGATCCTGTCCGGCACGCTTTCGGCCTCGGCCCTGCTGGGCAGCGTCAACTCGGTTCTGAGCTACGTCACCGGCCCGACCATCGGCGAGGTGGGACTGCTGGTGGTCGCCATCGTTCTGCTCAGGCTCATGCCCCAGGGCATCACCTCCAAGTTCTTCCGGAAAAGCCTGTGA
- a CDS encoding MaoC/PaaZ C-terminal domain-containing protein, with translation MAVKKSDIKVGDTREMELVDDLKRTQLVMYSGASGDYNPLHTDDVYTREAAGYPGVFAHGMLTMGMTGRIVTDMFGVTNVKKYGVRFTNQVWPGDSLKAKATVADIREENGETVADVTIETTNQKGQTVITGNATARLEG, from the coding sequence ATGGCAGTGAAGAAGAGCGACATCAAGGTCGGCGATACGCGCGAAATGGAGCTGGTCGACGATCTCAAGCGCACCCAGCTGGTGATGTATTCGGGCGCGTCGGGCGACTACAACCCGCTGCACACCGATGACGTCTACACGCGCGAGGCGGCGGGCTATCCGGGCGTCTTCGCGCACGGCATGCTGACCATGGGCATGACCGGACGCATCGTCACCGATATGTTCGGCGTCACCAACGTGAAGAAGTACGGCGTTCGCTTCACCAATCAGGTCTGGCCGGGCGACTCGCTGAAGGCCAAGGCGACCGTCGCAGACATCCGCGAGGAGAACGGCGAAACGGTGGCCGACGTCACGATCGAGACCACCAACCAGAAGGGTCAGACGGTCATCACCGGCAACGCCACCGCGCGGCTGGAAGGGTAG
- a CDS encoding carbonic anhydrase has protein sequence MNAKTPRDLLAENVRWAEDRIASDPEYFQRLSSLQSPDFLWIGCSDSRVPANVITGLEPGEVFVHRNVANIVYAADLNCMSVVKFAVDGLKVKHIIVCGHYGCGGVRAVLENSQEGLVDHWLAPVHNLYRRYRRELATLETLDAQIDRVCELNVVAQVDALCHSPIVVEAWERGQELAVHGWIYRLSDGRLRDLKCGRSALPVDPADDD, from the coding sequence ATGAACGCCAAGACGCCACGGGATCTTCTGGCCGAGAACGTGCGCTGGGCGGAAGACCGCATCGCCAGCGATCCGGAGTACTTCCAGCGGCTTTCGTCGCTGCAGTCGCCGGACTTCCTCTGGATCGGCTGCTCCGACAGCCGCGTCCCGGCCAATGTGATCACCGGGCTGGAGCCCGGCGAGGTGTTCGTCCACCGCAATGTCGCCAACATCGTCTACGCCGCCGATCTCAACTGCATGTCCGTGGTCAAATTCGCCGTCGATGGGCTGAAGGTGAAGCACATCATCGTCTGCGGCCACTACGGCTGCGGCGGGGTTCGTGCGGTGCTGGAGAATTCTCAGGAGGGCCTGGTGGACCACTGGCTGGCGCCGGTCCACAATCTCTACCGCCGCTACCGGCGGGAACTGGCGACGCTGGAGACGCTGGACGCGCAGATCGACCGGGTCTGCGAACTCAACGTCGTCGCCCAGGTCGACGCACTGTGCCATTCGCCCATCGTGGTCGAGGCGTGGGAGCGCGGCCAGGAACTGGCCGTGCATGGCTGGATCTACCGCCTGTCGGACGGCCGGCTGCGCGATCTGAAATGCGGCCGGTCCGCTCTGCCGGTGGATCCGGCGGACGACGACTGA